In Bifidobacterium scardovii JCM 12489 = DSM 13734, the genomic stretch CTTCGCGCCGTACTTCGCGTATACCTCGGCGATGCCTTCGCCGAGCCCCGCCGCGGCTCCGGTGACGATGGCGACTTTGCCTTCGAGTTTGGGCTGAACCATGATTACTCCTTTGTTTGGTTTCGAATATCTAGAATTCCTGCGGCCCGTCGGGCGTCTCGATGATGACCGGAGACTGCTTCCAGCGCACCACGACCATCCACAGCCAGGTCAGCACGCCGACGCCAAGATACACGCCGAACGAGATCCACGAGCCGGCGCCCTGCCCGAGCGTGCAGAAGAAGGCGATCGCGATCATGATCACCATGGCGAGGATGCGGAAGAAATCGCCGCCGCGAACCACATTCCTGTTGTCCTCATACCACTCGGGATGCTTGTGGTGGATGCGCACCGCGGAAATCATGGTGAGCGCGTACGCGCAGGCGCAACCGAACGACATCAGGTTGAAGAAGTCGTTCATGAAGCTGCCCGCGTTCTGCAGCAGAATGAAGATCAGGCTGATCGCCAGCAGGAAGATGTTCGGCAGGATCGGCTGCTGGTGCTTGTTGACCTTGGTGAACGCGGCGGGCAGGAAGTTCTTGGTGCCCATCGAGTACATCATGCGCGCGCTCGACATCCAGAAGCCCAGGATCGAGGCGGTCATGCCCAGCAGGATCGACACCAGACCGTAAATGACCGGCCAAATCTTCCAGCCAAGCAGGTTCTCCATGGCGGTGATGGTCATGAACCCGTTGGCCGCGTCGCCTGCGAGCAGATCATGGACCGGGGCGAGCCCGGCCACGCAGAAGAAAAACACCGTGTAGATCGCGCCGCAGGTGAGCACCGACCCGCAGATCGCGGCCTTGGTGTTGTTAATCGGGAAGTCGCCTTCCTCGACCATCTGAGGCACCGTCTCGAAGCCGAAATACGGGGTGATGAGCAGTGCCATGCCGATGATCCACGCGGGTATGCCCGCGGACGAACTCAGCGATGAGAACGAAAACAGGTCAAGCACGTTGGCGATGTCCCAGTGGCCGGACGTGAGGATCAGTATGGCGGTGATCAGCGTGGTGCCGATGTTCGCGAACAGGCATCCGGCCTGCATTTTCACGAGGAACTGGATGTCCTGCAGGCTCATGATGAATACGAGCAGCAGGATGACCACACCGATACCGACCGTCACCTGAAAGGTCAGGTTGAGGTTGAACAGTTTACTGATGTATGTGGCGATGGCCATCACCACGGCGGGCGGTACCGAGATCCATGCCGCCATGATCAGCCATGATGCGAGGAATCCGACGTGCTTGTTGATACCGACCGTGTTGTAGATCAGTTCGCCGCCCGCCGTTTTGAACAGCGGCGAGATCTCGCTGTAGACCAGCGCGGTCGGCAGAATCGCCACGGTCATCAGCGCGAAGGCGAGAAACGTGCCCGCTCCGCAATAACTGAAGAACACGGAATCCCAATAACTCACATACGTGAACATGCAGCCGGTGGCCACCGTGTAGACGAATATGAGTTTGAGGCTTTTCTGCAAACCGGCACCGGACGATGCCGGCGCCGGCGGTTGCGATTGCGTATGTTGCGTCTGTGCGTCTTTCGACATGCATACCTCCGAACTACTGAGGATCGGCGAATCGGACGGCACCATTGCCGCCGGTACTCTTCACCGATGCAAGAGAGTATAGATCTTCCGGAAACGAAACGACAAGTTTGACAACTCATGTCGAATGCTCTGAAAACCCGAGTTGTCGGTGCGCGATCGTCGAGACCGGATCTATATATAGCCGTTTTCCGCCGCTAACAACGGTGGACAACCGGTTTCACTACTCACCCTTGCACCGACAACTCGACGTTGGCACGCATACTACGCACGCTGAGATCGCGAAAACAGTGGATAAAATGTCCCATGAGCATGGCTAATACTCATGGAACTGTCTGGATCATCCTCGCGCGCGAGGTAAACATAGTCACGAACGTGAAGGCGACCGCAAACGGGTTATCGCGCGTGCAGAGTAAACGTCTGCTGGGGTGAGACAGACCGGGATCATGCAGGATCATTCCCCTCGCGTGCGGGGCAAATGCTAGGCTCGCGTGATCCTTGTCCACGCCAAACGGATCATCCCCGCGCATGCGGGGTAAACGCCGACGAGATGCGTCTGGTGAAGAACTGCGAAGGATCATCCCCGCGCATGCGGGGTAAACCCGGTAAACAGGCTGCCGATCAGACCATTGTCAGGATCATCCCCGCGCATGCGGGGTAAACTCCGGCGTGGCCTCGTCGTTGACTGCGGCGTCCGGATCATCCCCGCGCATGCGGGGTAAACGTCGTGAGTATTTCTCCTCTTCCGTCCATTGTCGGATCATCCCCGCGCATGCGGGGTAAACCGGGATGCAACGGTTTGCCGGCGGCACGCAGC encodes the following:
- a CDS encoding APC family permease; the encoded protein is MSKDAQTQHTQSQPPAPASSGAGLQKSLKLIFVYTVATGCMFTYVSYWDSVFFSYCGAGTFLAFALMTVAILPTALVYSEISPLFKTAGGELIYNTVGINKHVGFLASWLIMAAWISVPPAVVMAIATYISKLFNLNLTFQVTVGIGVVILLLVFIMSLQDIQFLVKMQAGCLFANIGTTLITAILILTSGHWDIANVLDLFSFSSLSSSAGIPAWIIGMALLITPYFGFETVPQMVEEGDFPINNTKAAICGSVLTCGAIYTVFFFCVAGLAPVHDLLAGDAANGFMTITAMENLLGWKIWPVIYGLVSILLGMTASILGFWMSSARMMYSMGTKNFLPAAFTKVNKHQQPILPNIFLLAISLIFILLQNAGSFMNDFFNLMSFGCACAYALTMISAVRIHHKHPEWYEDNRNVVRGGDFFRILAMVIMIAIAFFCTLGQGAGSWISFGVYLGVGVLTWLWMVVVRWKQSPVIIETPDGPQEF